The Anaplasmataceae bacterium AB001_6 genome has a segment encoding these proteins:
- the rpmF gene encoding 50S ribosomal protein L32 codes for MAVPKRKRSVEKRGKHRSHQHLEVGRLSFCAKSGEYFRPHHATSNGFYKDKKIVNNIAPKKDVIV; via the coding sequence ATGGCAGTTCCTAAAAGAAAAAGAAGTGTAGAAAAGCGAGGTAAGCATAGATCTCATCAGCATTTAGAGGTTGGAAGATTGTCTTTTTGTGCTAAATCTGGAGAATATTTTAGACCTCATCATGCTACATCTAATGGATTCTATAAAGACAAGAAGATAGTTAATAATATTGCCCCTAAGAAGGATGTAATCGTTTAG
- the plsX gene encoding phosphate acyltransferase PlsX, producing the protein MRKISIAIDAMGGDRGCKEVVRGIGLFLKNLDKKDKNNFDIRFTIYGLETEIKKLLYDYPKIANISEICGSVTVVDNNDRPHIALKNKKDSSMFMSVQSVKDGLNNCIISAGNTGALFLISKYVMGTIDGISRPAIVGVMPTMKGMAVVLDMGANLECNSDALIQFAYMGTAFAKSVLKIEQPSLALINIGTEASKGTDSIKEAYQILQSGDRSGINFSGYIEPTTIFDGKIDVIVGDGFTGNVLIKTMESTYHFLMKNIKQSISKSFLKMGFIPLIMLRYLFLNKMIRKYRPHKWNGALFAGINGTVVKSHGNSTALDFANAIEFAFRAEANNLKDNIVNNIENIQ; encoded by the coding sequence ATGAGAAAAATCAGTATTGCCATAGATGCTATGGGGGGGGATCGTGGTTGTAAAGAGGTAGTACGTGGTATTGGATTATTTTTAAAAAATTTAGATAAAAAAGATAAAAATAATTTTGACATAAGGTTCACCATTTACGGACTAGAAACGGAAATAAAGAAATTATTATATGACTATCCTAAGATTGCCAATATTTCTGAGATTTGTGGGTCTGTCACGGTTGTAGACAACAATGATAGACCACATATTGCACTAAAAAATAAAAAAGATTCTAGTATGTTTATGTCTGTTCAATCAGTAAAAGATGGTTTGAACAATTGTATAATTTCTGCTGGTAACACAGGCGCTTTGTTTTTGATTTCCAAATATGTAATGGGCACAATAGATGGTATATCTAGACCGGCCATAGTAGGAGTAATGCCTACGATGAAAGGAATGGCTGTTGTTTTAGATATGGGGGCTAATCTGGAATGCAATTCTGATGCACTAATTCAATTTGCTTATATGGGCACTGCGTTTGCAAAATCAGTGCTAAAAATCGAACAACCATCACTAGCCCTTATTAATATTGGAACAGAAGCATCTAAGGGAACAGATTCTATTAAAGAAGCATATCAAATATTGCAGTCGGGTGATAGGAGCGGTATCAATTTTAGCGGCTATATTGAACCTACAACTATATTTGATGGAAAAATAGATGTTATAGTAGGAGATGGCTTTACAGGGAATGTTTTAATCAAGACTATGGAAAGTACGTATCATTTTTTAATGAAAAATATTAAACAATCTATTTCAAAATCTTTTCTAAAAATGGGTTTTATCCCTTTGATTATGCTACGTTATTTATTTCTTAACAAAATGATCAGAAAATATAGACCACACAAGTGGAATGGAGCATTGTTCGCTGGAATTAATGGTACAGTGGTGAAAAGCCATGGAAATTCGACAGCTCTAGATTTTGCAAATGCGATAGAATTTGCTTTTAGAGCAGAAGCAAATAATCTAAAAGATAACATCGTAAATAATATAGAAAATATACAATGA
- a CDS encoding ketoacyl-ACP synthase III, with protein MKNSIPLAVSSFLPTRTLKNDYFAKDLRLDTSDEWIKQRTGIHKRHVVSSETTDEMCVRVAQDVVKKANISAQSLECIIVATSTSSMAFPGCSQIVHKALGCQNSTISFDIQVACSGFVYALYIANCIMKTNNINRALIIGADTMSKIVDYSDRSSCILFGDGAGAVILESCSSSLGMIDFMMGTDSNLTDKLYTTGGIFDDNKPIHIKMDGGAIYVNAIKRMEQSITSILKKNDISIDQIKYFIPHQANIRIIESLAKSMSIDISKFVINVDKHANTSAASIPLSLDTVFDNITSGDIVVLSAVGAGFNWGSVLIKF; from the coding sequence ATGAAAAATTCCATTCCTCTAGCTGTTTCTAGTTTTTTACCAACAAGAACATTGAAGAATGATTATTTTGCCAAAGATTTAAGATTAGATACTTCTGATGAATGGATAAAGCAAAGAACTGGAATTCATAAAAGGCATGTTGTATCAAGTGAGACAACTGATGAAATGTGTGTTAGAGTTGCTCAAGATGTAGTAAAAAAAGCGAATATTTCTGCACAAAGTCTAGAGTGTATAATAGTTGCAACTTCAACAAGCAGTATGGCTTTTCCTGGTTGTAGTCAAATTGTACATAAAGCTCTGGGTTGTCAAAATAGTACCATAAGTTTTGATATACAAGTAGCATGTTCTGGTTTTGTATATGCTTTATACATTGCTAATTGTATAATGAAAACAAATAATATAAATAGAGCTCTAATTATTGGGGCTGATACGATGTCAAAGATAGTTGATTATTCTGATCGTTCAAGTTGCATACTTTTTGGAGATGGAGCAGGTGCTGTAATTCTTGAAAGCTGTTCATCGTCATTAGGAATGATTGATTTTATGATGGGAACAGATAGCAATTTAACAGATAAATTATACACAACAGGTGGTATTTTTGATGATAATAAGCCTATCCATATCAAGATGGATGGTGGAGCGATATATGTTAATGCAATAAAACGCATGGAGCAATCGATAACTAGTATTTTGAAGAAAAATGATATCTCTATAGATCAAATAAAATATTTTATACCACATCAAGCAAACATTAGAATTATAGAATCTTTAGCAAAATCTATGTCTATTGATATCAGTAAATTTGTCATTAATGTTGATAAACATGCAAACACTTCTGCTGCTTCTATTCCCCTATCTCTAGATACTGTTTTTGATAATATTACATCTGGAGATATAGTTGTTCTTTCAGCAGTTGGTGCTGGTTTTAATTGGGGAAGTGTCTTAATAAAATTTTGA
- the tsaD gene encoding tRNA (adenosine(37)-N6)-threonylcarbamoyltransferase complex transferase subunit TsaD codes for MSICALAIETSCDETAVAIINSDKKILSNKLVSQDHKKFGGVYPEHAARQHIILIQPLIHAAMEEAGISWDEIDIVAVTVGPGLVGGLIIGLMVAKSIAMTINKPLIAVNHLEAHILIPKMLYDLQFPFLTLLVSGGHTQLIYSKGVGNHQKIGETLDDAVGECFDKIAKMLGMPYPGGPIVEKYATKGNENKFHMPKPLIDKSKYNFSFSGLKTHVKLLIEKIDHLTEDVKQDICASFQKCIYEILLNRIENTICSILEDSFPINNLIITGGVAANRYIRNKIQSVIKAKYSLNVYFPPIDLCTDNAVMVAWAGIEKYLINPNCSNISVSPEPRMKL; via the coding sequence ATGTCCATTTGTGCTCTTGCTATAGAAACTAGTTGTGATGAAACAGCCGTTGCAATAATTAATAGTGATAAAAAGATTTTATCAAATAAATTAGTCTCTCAAGATCATAAAAAATTTGGGGGCGTATATCCAGAGCATGCAGCTAGACAGCATATTATTTTAATCCAACCACTTATTCATGCCGCTATGGAAGAAGCAGGGATTTCATGGGATGAAATTGATATTGTTGCTGTTACTGTTGGCCCAGGATTAGTAGGGGGGCTTATAATAGGATTAATGGTAGCAAAATCTATTGCAATGACCATAAATAAACCTTTAATAGCCGTCAATCATCTTGAAGCTCACATATTAATACCCAAGATGCTGTACGATTTACAATTCCCATTTTTGACACTTTTGGTATCTGGTGGACACACTCAATTGATTTATTCAAAAGGAGTAGGAAATCATCAAAAGATAGGCGAAACATTAGATGATGCTGTCGGGGAATGCTTTGATAAAATAGCTAAAATGTTAGGGATGCCTTATCCAGGAGGACCTATAGTTGAAAAATATGCCACTAAAGGAAATGAAAATAAGTTCCATATGCCTAAACCTTTGATCGATAAAAGTAAATACAATTTCTCTTTCTCTGGGTTAAAAACACATGTTAAGTTGTTAATTGAAAAAATAGATCATTTAACAGAAGATGTAAAACAGGATATTTGTGCTTCTTTTCAAAAATGCATATACGAGATATTACTAAATAGAATAGAAAATACAATATGTTCTATTTTAGAGGATTCTTTCCCAATTAATAATTTGATTATTACCGGTGGAGTCGCTGCAAATCGTTATATAAGAAATAAAATACAGAGTGTTATTAAAGCAAAATATTCTCTTAATGTGTATTTTCCACCCATCGATCTATGCACTGATAATGCAGTTATGGTAGCTTGGGCCGGAATAGAAAAATACTTAATAAATCCAAATTGCTCAAACATTAGTGTATCTCCTGAGCCACGAATGAAATTATGA
- a CDS encoding TAXI family TRAP transporter solute-binding subunit: MSKILKICILSVVIVSFCLMLLLSNKDRQFIRIGTASLSGVYYSVGSNICSFINESREKEHNNLFCDVQSTPGSLYNLNALKQRYVDVALVQNDWAIDRAISENDAQKIEDLRSIATLQEESFVILVRDDSDIHSFKDLKGHVINHGIPGTGVRKILDYSFDYLKWDIKKDFPVVTELRSVEQAQSLCDGKIDMMVDFIGNPSGMVQEAVATCNARLINLDDDLINHLTHTYPFYKKFYLSPGMYNNTEDVKTISIKATLYTVQDFSEESVYILLKSMYQNIERLRLLHPLFADISLQSMYPDSVIATIPLHPGAKKFYDEFLFNQ, encoded by the coding sequence ATGAGTAAAATTCTAAAGATCTGTATATTATCTGTTGTTATAGTTTCATTTTGCTTAATGCTCCTTTTAAGCAATAAGGATAGGCAATTTATACGTATTGGGACAGCCTCTCTGTCAGGAGTATATTATAGCGTGGGGAGTAATATCTGTTCTTTTATCAATGAAAGTAGGGAGAAAGAACACAATAATTTATTTTGTGATGTACAATCAACTCCTGGTTCCCTGTATAATTTGAATGCTTTAAAGCAAAGATATGTGGATGTTGCACTTGTGCAAAATGACTGGGCTATAGATCGTGCTATTTCCGAAAATGATGCTCAAAAAATTGAAGATTTGAGATCAATTGCTACTTTACAAGAAGAATCTTTTGTTATATTAGTACGCGATGATTCTGATATACATTCTTTTAAAGATCTAAAAGGTCATGTTATAAATCATGGAATACCTGGTACAGGAGTTAGAAAAATTTTAGATTATTCTTTTGATTACTTAAAATGGGATATTAAAAAAGATTTCCCTGTGGTAACGGAACTACGTTCTGTTGAACAAGCACAATCTCTTTGTGATGGAAAAATAGATATGATGGTTGATTTTATCGGAAATCCAAGTGGTATGGTGCAAGAAGCTGTGGCAACTTGTAATGCACGGCTAATCAATCTAGATGATGATTTGATAAATCATTTAACTCATACATATCCATTTTATAAGAAATTTTATTTATCGCCGGGGATGTATAATAATACTGAAGATGTTAAAACTATTAGTATAAAAGCTACTCTGTACACTGTGCAGGATTTTTCAGAAGAGAGTGTATATATCTTGCTTAAATCAATGTATCAAAATATTGAACGTCTGAGATTATTACATCCACTCTTTGCTGATATTTCATTGCAATCTATGTATCCAGATAGTGTGATTGCTACCATCCCTTTACATCCAGGTGCCAAAAAATTCTATGATGAATTTTTATTTAATCAATAA
- the lipB gene encoding lipoyl(octanoyl) transferase LipB has translation MNWDFIITKERIPYNVSLNVMENKVQNIYYKAEKELVWFLEHTDVYTAGISAVDSDIKNCNIPICHTNRGGKHTYHGPGQRIGYLLLDLKKRNRCNVKNYVKDLEIIIIRTLNAFNIDAYIKEDIIGVWINNGKSEEKIAAIGVRMKKWITYHGFAINLSTDLNKFKQIVPCGISDKGVTSVSKILGDNYCKEFFDKILYENIYKQFNET, from the coding sequence ATGAATTGGGACTTTATCATTACCAAAGAGAGAATTCCGTATAACGTATCCCTAAATGTTATGGAAAATAAGGTTCAAAACATATATTATAAAGCGGAAAAAGAATTGGTATGGTTTCTAGAGCACACTGATGTATATACTGCAGGTATAAGCGCTGTAGATAGCGATATTAAAAATTGCAACATCCCAATATGTCATACTAACAGGGGTGGGAAGCATACGTATCATGGTCCTGGACAAAGAATAGGTTATCTTTTATTAGATCTAAAAAAACGTAACAGGTGTAATGTCAAAAATTATGTAAAAGATCTGGAAATCATAATTATTAGAACTCTTAATGCTTTTAATATTGATGCATATATCAAAGAAGACATTATAGGTGTATGGATAAATAATGGAAAATCAGAAGAAAAGATAGCGGCAATAGGTGTTAGAATGAAAAAATGGATTACATATCATGGTTTTGCAATAAATCTTTCCACTGATTTAAATAAATTTAAACAGATTGTCCCTTGTGGTATCAGCGATAAAGGTGTGACATCGGTATCGAAGATATTGGGAGATAATTACTGCAAAGAATTTTTCGATAAAATATTATACGAAAACATATACAAGCAGTTCAATGAGACATGA
- a CDS encoding RluA family pseudouridine synthase, producing the protein MNEIIKIEVTCEQDNNTRLDQFLSDKIDKVSRTQVKSAILDGKVSDNSGYNEFKPNHKVKIGDIYSLEYREQKFFSKLSDNFPIKILYEDEYLIIIDKPANLVVHAGTGTNQNTLSDLIKSKINIESFMQENCCRSGIVHRLDKDTTGTLLIAKNSTIHSKLSIMFAEKKIKRKYIAITQGIPKNIEDTIKTKIALSKREKGKMSISYNRGKLAITHYCLIGQINDCAVLDVELETGKTHQIRLHMQYNSTPIIGDRTYNNSDKYHHLIKRQALHSYKIGFMHPVLQQKITVHSNLPSDVQFLVKNLTL; encoded by the coding sequence ATGAATGAAATAATAAAGATTGAAGTAACTTGTGAGCAAGATAATAATACAAGGCTTGATCAATTTTTATCTGATAAGATAGATAAAGTATCACGTACTCAAGTAAAGAGTGCAATATTAGATGGAAAGGTCTCAGATAATTCTGGCTATAATGAATTCAAACCCAATCACAAAGTAAAAATAGGTGATATATATTCTCTAGAATATAGGGAACAAAAATTTTTCTCAAAACTATCAGATAATTTTCCTATTAAAATACTCTATGAAGATGAATATCTTATTATTATAGATAAACCGGCCAATCTTGTTGTACATGCTGGCACAGGGACTAATCAAAACACTCTATCTGATTTAATAAAATCTAAAATAAATATCGAAAGCTTCATGCAAGAAAATTGCTGTAGATCTGGCATAGTACACAGATTAGACAAAGATACAACAGGAACATTATTAATAGCAAAAAATAGTACTATACATAGCAAACTTTCTATAATGTTTGCAGAAAAAAAAATTAAAAGAAAATATATAGCAATTACTCAGGGCATTCCTAAAAACATAGAAGATACAATAAAAACTAAAATTGCTCTATCAAAAAGAGAAAAAGGGAAGATGAGCATATCTTATAATAGAGGGAAATTAGCAATAACACATTACTGTTTAATAGGTCAAATAAACGATTGTGCTGTATTAGATGTAGAATTGGAAACTGGGAAAACACACCAAATAAGGTTGCATATGCAATATAATTCAACTCCAATAATTGGAGACAGAACATATAATAATAGTGATAAATACCATCATCTAATAAAAAGACAAGCATTGCATTCCTATAAAATAGGATTCATGCATCCCGTATTACAACAAAAGATAACTGTGCATTCAAATTTACCATCTGATGTACAATTCTTGGTTAAAAATTTGACTTTATAG